One Ignavibacterium album JCM 16511 genomic region harbors:
- a CDS encoding capsule assembly Wzi family protein: MKSFKLFSLIAILNIQIITNAQIENVQLNHPVYIYLKEMYVKGLVDYIKEDDPVMSRFEILKLLDQVKQNESVLSSTEKKLLQKYLSEFSDDLNPENSTQLFNSADNFFSDLPEMFSQKNKYLYGYKEYGNNIFLEWLGHFYHGQKFSPTPTNNANLYDIGFRMRGTVFHQLGYNLTVIKGGVSGNNSIAETIEPKLLSNYKWVEAIENIGNYGFNYGYLKFYTSPMGKMDLSVQLGREDISFGYGYGSKLVLSGENPTLDFIKFNFDYGIIHFTSLHASTVGNFSYDITQRYTKFLALNRLKLSFKNLFDFGIGETMIYSGRGIEVGYLSPLAFYKFIEMDLQDRDNGTLWMDFQTNFMKKIQFQATFYLDENILSNLQDLDRYTNKTAYQLNAFWYEPFSINDLSLILEYTKIRPYVYTHRDPKNTYTAFGTNLGHRIGPNADEIMLRANFNLNDRIRFTGEYRFSRKGKNIYDINGNLIKNVGGDIFLSHPDILENTTAKFLDGERINTSHFILGMRVEPVREFYFDIYLNFISSKNISKSITDNLSFGLVKFTLEY; the protein is encoded by the coding sequence ATGAAAAGTTTCAAATTATTTTCCTTAATAGCAATTCTGAATATTCAAATCATAACGAATGCTCAGATAGAAAATGTACAGCTTAATCATCCGGTTTACATCTATCTGAAAGAAATGTATGTTAAGGGATTGGTTGATTACATTAAAGAAGACGATCCTGTAATGTCACGTTTTGAAATATTAAAACTGCTTGATCAGGTAAAACAAAATGAATCTGTTTTAAGCTCAACAGAGAAAAAACTTCTGCAAAAATATTTATCTGAGTTCAGTGATGATTTGAATCCGGAAAACTCCACTCAGCTTTTTAATTCTGCTGATAATTTTTTTTCTGATTTACCTGAAATGTTTTCCCAAAAGAACAAGTACCTTTATGGTTATAAAGAATATGGCAACAATATTTTTCTCGAGTGGCTCGGACACTTTTATCATGGACAAAAATTTTCTCCAACACCAACTAATAATGCAAATCTTTATGATATCGGTTTCAGAATGCGTGGTACTGTATTTCATCAGCTTGGATATAATTTAACAGTAATTAAAGGAGGAGTTTCAGGAAATAACAGCATAGCAGAAACTATTGAACCAAAACTTCTCTCAAATTACAAATGGGTTGAAGCAATTGAAAATATCGGTAATTATGGTTTCAACTATGGATATTTAAAGTTCTATACTTCACCAATGGGAAAAATGGATTTATCAGTTCAGCTTGGAAGAGAAGATATTTCTTTTGGTTATGGCTACGGAAGTAAGCTTGTGCTTTCCGGAGAAAATCCCACACTTGATTTTATAAAATTTAATTTTGATTATGGTATTATTCACTTCACATCACTTCATGCTTCAACAGTGGGAAATTTTAGCTATGATATCACTCAGCGCTACACAAAATTTCTGGCACTGAACAGATTAAAGTTATCTTTTAAAAATCTTTTTGACTTTGGAATCGGAGAAACAATGATTTATTCGGGCAGGGGAATAGAAGTTGGATATTTAAGCCCACTTGCATTTTACAAATTTATTGAAATGGATTTACAGGATAGAGACAACGGAACACTTTGGATGGATTTTCAAACAAACTTTATGAAAAAAATTCAATTCCAGGCAACATTTTATCTCGACGAAAATATACTCAGCAATCTCCAAGACCTTGACCGATATACAAACAAAACTGCTTATCAGTTGAATGCATTCTGGTATGAGCCGTTTTCAATAAATGATTTATCGTTGATTTTGGAATACACAAAGATTCGACCTTATGTCTATACTCATAGAGATCCAAAAAATACTTACACAGCATTCGGAACAAACTTAGGTCATCGCATTGGTCCAAACGCTGATGAAATTATGTTAAGAGCAAATTTTAATCTTAACGACAGAATCAGATTTACAGGAGAATACAGATTTTCAAGAAAGGGTAAAAATATTTATGACATCAACGGAAATCTTATTAAAAATGTTGGAGGAGATATTTTCTTAAGTCATCCCGATATATTAGAAAACACAACAGCAAAGTTTCTGGACGGTGAAAGAATTAATACTTCACATTTTATTCTGGGAATGAGGGTTGAACCAGTTCGTGAATTCTACTTTGATATTTACTTAAATTTTATTTCATCTAAAAACATTTCAAAATCCATTACAGATAATTTGAGCTTCGGACTTGTGAAATTTACATTAGAATATTAG
- a CDS encoding LacI family DNA-binding transcriptional regulator has translation MPNIKEIARRAKVSVATVSRALNNDPKVTQETKKLVLKIADELNYRPNIVARNFAKKTSNIIGLILPDITDEFFSELIKGVDEITYQHNYFTMVISSHRYLQLENTLNSVLRNGLLGGLILLVPNINKNLKHILSQTKIPFVIISGGMHTTDYDVVSVDNYQGAYDMTNYLIKKCGYKKIAHISGPKENDDAKIRIKAFKDACAENGINIPNNFLVEGDFTREAGVRLAMELLNLKTKPEVIFAANDMMALGCYDAAAKKGLSIPDDIAVVGFDNIFVSQYLNPPLTTVSAQIEDEGKKAAELLIGKIKSNNASNYQPKKIKIATELIIRNSTKSIK, from the coding sequence ATGCCAAACATAAAAGAAATAGCACGGAGAGCGAAAGTATCGGTTGCAACAGTATCCAGAGCCTTGAATAATGATCCTAAAGTAACTCAGGAAACAAAAAAGTTAGTTTTAAAGATTGCCGATGAATTGAACTATCGCCCAAATATTGTTGCAAGGAATTTTGCTAAGAAAACCTCGAACATAATCGGTCTTATCCTTCCAGACATAACAGATGAATTCTTTTCCGAATTAATAAAAGGAGTTGATGAAATAACATATCAGCATAACTACTTTACAATGGTCATCAGCTCGCACAGATATCTTCAACTTGAAAATACTTTAAACTCGGTACTAAGAAATGGTTTACTTGGAGGTTTAATTTTATTGGTTCCGAACATAAATAAAAACCTGAAACATATTCTCTCTCAGACAAAAATACCTTTTGTAATTATAAGTGGTGGGATGCACACAACTGATTATGATGTAGTCTCTGTGGATAATTACCAAGGTGCTTATGATATGACAAACTATCTTATAAAAAAATGTGGATACAAAAAGATTGCTCATATTTCCGGACCAAAAGAAAATGATGATGCTAAAATTCGTATTAAAGCTTTCAAAGATGCCTGTGCAGAAAACGGAATAAATATTCCGAATAACTTTCTGGTTGAAGGAGATTTTACTCGTGAAGCTGGAGTAAGATTGGCAATGGAATTATTGAATCTAAAAACCAAACCAGAAGTCATATTTGCCGCAAATGATATGATGGCACTCGGTTGTTATGATGCTGCAGCGAAAAAAGGGCTAAGTATTCCTGATGATATTGCAGTGGTTGGATTCGATAACATTTTTGTCTCTCAATATCTCAATCCTCCTCTTACTACAGTTAGTGCTCAGATTGAAGATGAAGGTAAAAAAGCAGCGGAACTTTTGATCGGGAAAATTAAGAGTAACAATGCTTCAAATTATCAACCGAAAAAAATAAAAATAGCTACTGAATTGATAATTCGTAATTCAACAAAATCAATCAAATAA
- a CDS encoding GH36-type glycosyl hydrolase domain-containing protein — MKKFETRYGYFTEDGNEYVIKTFKTPKPWINVITNGSYGLVISQAGGGFSWLEHSEFNRLNRWHQDLIKDDWGKYFYIKNKKTGEVFSPTWSPVKNPPNSFECRYGFGYAQFTSEFNECKIILTVFVPLNEQLEIWSFEIVNKSEDELELSVYSYFEWCLGSSADHHREFHKTFIETEFDQSLNAMLATKRLWEIPLGNRGHWNIEYPYLGFISSHKTITDYDGDKESFIGQYGSLERPAGVFSESLSKKVGKWNDSIGTVKIDLTVAPNSSEHFSYFIGIKKNKKQIAESLKKFSNHSNIQKALDDVKNFWQKLFSTLEINTPDEAMNLMVNKWLRYQAIAGRLWARTAYYQQSGAFGFRDQLQDSLVFLPIDPELTEKQIRLHARHQFQDGTVLHWWHPITETGLPTKMTDDLLWLPFVIINYIDETGNYKILDLKEPYYDNARKNDSLFNHSVNAIERVLKRMSKRGLPLIGAGDWNDGLSAVGLDMKGESIWLAEFFYLILNRFAEVCEKTNKIKFAKRYRQKATQLKKAFDKYAWDDKWFFRATKDNGEKIGSSKNREGKIYLNAQTWSVISGIADKSKSIKAMDAVTKHLLRKNGCLLLSPAYTKPDQMIGYLSRYAPGRRENGGVYTHAATWAIWAYSLIDENEQAFKAYKNLCPIYNGLNPDEYVAEPYVTPGNIDGPDSPNYGMAGWTWYTGSANWFQKVIVDWILGIRATADGLIIDPCIPDDWNNFSVTRLFRNTKYNIRVFNQAAKNPRFQYMIIDGKRTNEKLIKPLKRPEVTIDVFLS, encoded by the coding sequence ATGAAAAAATTTGAAACAAGATATGGCTACTTTACCGAAGACGGAAATGAATATGTAATTAAAACATTTAAAACTCCAAAGCCGTGGATAAATGTGATTACAAATGGTAGTTATGGTTTGGTTATTTCACAGGCAGGAGGAGGATTTAGCTGGTTGGAGCATTCGGAATTTAACAGACTTAATCGCTGGCATCAGGATTTGATAAAAGATGATTGGGGAAAATACTTTTATATTAAGAACAAAAAGACAGGTGAGGTTTTCTCTCCCACATGGAGTCCTGTAAAAAATCCTCCGAATTCATTTGAATGTAGATATGGATTTGGTTATGCTCAATTCACTTCAGAGTTTAATGAGTGCAAAATTATTTTGACTGTTTTTGTTCCCTTAAATGAGCAATTAGAAATCTGGAGTTTTGAAATAGTCAACAAATCTGAAGACGAACTGGAATTAAGTGTTTATTCATACTTCGAATGGTGTTTGGGCTCATCCGCAGATCATCATAGAGAATTTCACAAAACTTTTATTGAAACAGAATTTGACCAGTCGCTTAATGCGATGCTGGCAACAAAAAGGTTGTGGGAAATCCCATTGGGAAATCGTGGTCATTGGAATATTGAATATCCATATCTTGGATTTATAAGCTCACACAAAACAATTACAGATTATGATGGTGATAAAGAATCATTTATCGGACAGTATGGCTCGTTAGAAAGACCAGCCGGAGTTTTTTCAGAATCTCTCTCAAAAAAAGTTGGTAAGTGGAATGATTCAATCGGAACAGTAAAAATTGATTTGACTGTAGCCCCAAATTCTTCCGAACATTTTTCTTACTTCATTGGCATCAAGAAAAATAAAAAGCAGATAGCTGAATCATTAAAAAAGTTCAGTAATCATAGCAATATTCAGAAAGCACTTGATGATGTAAAAAACTTCTGGCAAAAATTATTTTCAACACTTGAAATAAACACACCTGATGAAGCAATGAATTTAATGGTAAATAAATGGTTGCGATATCAGGCAATTGCCGGCAGACTTTGGGCAAGAACTGCTTATTATCAGCAAAGCGGTGCATTCGGTTTCAGAGATCAGCTTCAGGATAGTTTGGTATTTTTACCAATTGATCCGGAACTCACTGAAAAGCAAATCCGATTACATGCAAGACATCAGTTCCAAGATGGTACTGTTCTGCACTGGTGGCATCCTATCACTGAGACAGGCCTTCCCACAAAAATGACTGATGATTTATTATGGCTGCCATTTGTAATTATAAACTATATTGATGAAACTGGTAACTATAAAATATTGGACTTGAAGGAACCTTATTATGACAATGCCAGGAAGAATGATTCTTTATTCAATCATTCAGTTAATGCAATTGAAAGAGTTCTGAAACGAATGAGTAAACGAGGACTTCCTTTAATCGGTGCCGGTGATTGGAATGATGGTTTAAGTGCAGTTGGACTTGATATGAAAGGCGAATCAATTTGGTTAGCTGAATTTTTCTATCTGATATTAAATCGTTTTGCTGAAGTTTGTGAAAAAACTAACAAAATAAAATTCGCAAAACGGTACAGACAAAAAGCCACTCAACTTAAAAAAGCTTTTGATAAATATGCCTGGGATGATAAATGGTTTTTCAGAGCTACAAAAGATAATGGAGAAAAAATTGGCAGCAGTAAAAATCGTGAAGGCAAAATTTATCTGAATGCACAAACCTGGTCGGTGATTAGTGGGATTGCTGATAAATCAAAATCAATTAAGGCAATGGATGCAGTGACCAAACATTTATTAAGAAAAAATGGATGTTTATTACTGAGCCCTGCTTATACAAAACCAGATCAGATGATTGGATACTTGTCAAGGTACGCTCCGGGAAGGAGAGAAAATGGTGGAGTATATACTCACGCTGCTACCTGGGCAATTTGGGCTTACTCATTAATAGACGAAAATGAACAAGCTTTCAAAGCTTATAAAAATTTATGTCCGATTTATAATGGTTTAAATCCAGATGAATATGTTGCCGAGCCATATGTTACACCGGGGAACATTGATGGACCTGATTCACCAAACTATGGAATGGCTGGATGGACCTGGTACACAGGTTCTGCAAACTGGTTTCAAAAAGTAATAGTTGATTGGATACTTGGTATCAGAGCCACAGCGGATGGATTAATAATAGACCCCTGTATACCGGATGACTGGAATAATTTTTCAGTTACACGTTTATTCAGAAATACAAAGTATAATATCAGAGTATTTAATCAAGCAGCTAAGAATCCCAGATTTCAATATATGATTATTGACGGTAAGAGAACTAATGAAAAATTAATTAAACCTTTGAAGAGACCTGAGGTAACAATTGATGTGTTTTTATCTTGA
- a CDS encoding T9SS type A sorting domain-containing protein yields the protein MNKISLPLFVLSLALLSMLSLTFAQYPNREDVVWAKMVPAGTITLDGNLNESAWANATTINVVYGQPGPLPTSAWRPEFQEEVYYDQTNATVKFLVTTDNKLYIAFYMPDSSVGGIGDWARWDGILMSVKDKASNQRPAPASEYFYTWWYCCMNDSTFQVVPGMPPRFIGRWGTWGDTTRTQEQRDAWDAAYQVLGGISCRDTLAGGALENDQAWVVEMKIDLSVMGYNVTNPNGDVVALNFSIWDGDWIWAGDPFKIASSRTWFQAPWGNANAINVIRIYGRPDVTINTTNLPVIAPDGVIPNGSNFAEPTIDGNLNDPVWGGGFNFDIAFDDSVLRASYPTVGPLSSGQFQPELGGNPRPPVVDPVSAKIRMFFRDQYLYLAADVNDQVIQGTSEFDRMDGVRFIFGDRDNMNDDNFMTFRQLRVNFDPTGQGVASEYLAELVDSGFATYGVHLKGASTVNNNTDVDEGYQVEIKVDLSKFGYPTNLGDKLLFGGVMVMDGDSFDDSLANYGTRTWWFRESDWGPATAWMVLDPNTPVGVEPISNAIVPNSLELYGNYPNPFNPNTKIRYSVPSSGNVTLSFFNSLGEEIYLRNFDVNTAGIYEYEFSAGSSGNASTLASGIYFYRIEFKSSLDKNLISSRIGKMILMK from the coding sequence ATGAACAAAATATCGCTTCCATTATTCGTTCTTTCCTTAGCCTTGTTATCAATGCTAAGTCTTACCTTTGCTCAATATCCCAACAGAGAAGATGTTGTTTGGGCAAAGATGGTTCCCGCAGGTACGATTACCTTAGATGGAAACCTGAATGAATCAGCTTGGGCAAATGCTACAACTATAAATGTTGTGTATGGCCAACCCGGACCTCTGCCAACAAGTGCCTGGAGACCTGAGTTTCAGGAGGAAGTTTATTATGATCAAACTAATGCTACAGTAAAATTCCTCGTCACAACGGATAACAAACTCTACATTGCATTCTATATGCCTGATTCATCTGTTGGTGGAATAGGTGATTGGGCTCGATGGGATGGTATCCTAATGTCTGTAAAAGATAAAGCAAGCAATCAAAGACCTGCTCCTGCATCAGAGTATTTCTACACCTGGTGGTATTGCTGTATGAATGATTCTACATTTCAGGTAGTACCAGGAATGCCCCCAAGATTCATTGGTCGTTGGGGAACCTGGGGAGATACAACCAGAACTCAGGAACAAAGAGATGCATGGGATGCTGCTTATCAGGTTTTGGGTGGAATTTCTTGCAGAGATACTTTAGCCGGTGGTGCTCTGGAAAATGATCAGGCATGGGTTGTTGAGATGAAAATTGATTTAAGTGTTATGGGCTATAATGTTACCAATCCAAATGGTGATGTAGTTGCACTTAACTTCAGTATTTGGGATGGCGACTGGATTTGGGCTGGCGATCCTTTCAAAATTGCATCATCAAGAACATGGTTTCAGGCACCCTGGGGCAATGCAAATGCAATAAATGTAATTCGTATTTATGGAAGACCGGATGTTACAATTAACACAACTAATCTGCCGGTTATCGCTCCTGATGGTGTAATTCCAAATGGTTCTAATTTTGCCGAACCAACAATTGATGGAAATCTGAACGACCCAGTATGGGGCGGTGGATTTAATTTCGACATAGCATTTGATGATTCTGTTTTAAGAGCTTCCTATCCAACAGTTGGTCCATTATCAAGCGGACAATTCCAACCCGAACTTGGTGGAAATCCAAGACCTCCGGTTGTAGATCCTGTTAGTGCAAAAATCAGAATGTTTTTCCGTGATCAATATCTTTATCTTGCTGCAGATGTAAACGATCAGGTTATTCAGGGAACAAGTGAGTTTGACAGAATGGATGGTGTTCGTTTTATTTTTGGAGACAGGGATAATATGAATGATGATAACTTTATGACATTCAGACAACTCAGAGTAAACTTTGATCCAACCGGTCAGGGAGTTGCTTCAGAATATCTTGCCGAGTTAGTGGATAGTGGTTTTGCAACTTATGGTGTTCATTTAAAAGGAGCTTCTACTGTTAATAATAATACTGATGTTGATGAGGGTTATCAGGTTGAAATAAAAGTTGACTTATCAAAATTTGGATATCCGACAAATCTTGGTGATAAATTATTATTCGGCGGTGTTATGGTAATGGACGGAGATTCATTTGATGACTCACTGGCAAATTATGGAACACGAACCTGGTGGTTCAGAGAAAGTGACTGGGGTCCGGCAACAGCATGGATGGTTTTGGATCCGAATACTCCTGTTGGTGTCGAGCCAATTTCAAATGCGATTGTACCAAATTCACTCGAACTGTATGGAAACTATCCAAACCCGTTCAATCCAAATACTAAGATTAGATATTCTGTTCCTTCCAGCGGAAATGTTACTTTATCTTTCTTCAATTCTCTTGGAGAAGAAATTTACTTAAGGAATTTTGATGTTAACACTGCAGGCATTTATGAATATGAATTTTCTGCTGGTTCATCTGGAAATGCTTCAACGCTTGCAAGTGGAATTTACTTCTACCGAATTGAGTTCAAGAGTTCATTAGATAAGAATTTGATATCAAGCAGAATTGGCAAAATGATTCTGATGAAATAA